In the genome of Pseudomonadota bacterium, the window TACGGAACCATCACCATGAGCATATTTAATCGAAGAGGAGTCATTTGCGGAGCGATGTTGGCGATTTGCGGGCCAGGCGTTGTTCAAGCCGAGGTCGTGACCTCATCCGACACGCATTACGTACTCAAACACGAAGGGAAATCGACGCTTGAACCTCAAGCACTTTGGCGCAAGCTCATTAAACCCGCCACCTGGTGGCACCCGGATCATACGTATTCGGGTGACGCGACCAACCTCTCGCTCGCCGCTATCGCTGGCGGGGAATGGCGGGAGGATTGGGCCGGTGGCTCTGTCTTACATGGGAAAGTGGTCTTGGCGTTACGCCATAAGACGCTTCGGCTTGAAGCGCCTTTTGGCCCATTGCAGGAACTCGGTGCTTACGTTATTTGGACCATCACCCTGACGCCGAATGATGGTGGCTCCAACGTGGTGTTCGAGGAACGGGCAGTCGCGCCGATGGGCTCGGCGCTCGATTCGTTGGCACCGGTTGTGGATGGTGTTAAGGCCGAGGCGATGAGCCGACTGGTCAACGAGTAGCTCATAGTCAAACGGTTGGGCTCCTTCTTTCGAAGGAGCCGTTTCCGCCCTCATGTGATGGTTTGCTTACACACTTTCGGTTGCATGTTGATACTGAATCGGGTCGTTTGATCCCACGTCGAATCATGCCGCGATTCACGCTTAATCCGGCTAATACTCCGCCGCGCGAACAAGACCCACAATGCCTTATGCACGCCTAAGCGCTAACTAACATGCGCGTAATCCGAGAGAGGATTGCGTTGAATCTTAGGGGAATTCATGCGCGTATTTTCTCGGGGTCTTACACGTTGTGTCGCCATCCTCGCGACACGGAATGCCATATCAGATCAATCGATATGGCCGAAACACTGGGTTAAAAGTTCACCGTAAACGCCAGCGACACAACCGGGTAGTGCTCGTAGTCACTGATGGCGTCCTCTAGCTCTTGACGCTCAACGTCAAGCTCGTTTTGAAAGGTGGGGTCCGTGGCGATCGGCCCTGTCGCGTTCACAACCACATTGGCGTCGCCTTGAAATAGCACACCCGCGTCCAGACTAATGCCCACTGTGTCCGCGACCCGAAAATCAAGACCGACGCCGGCGTAGGGCGCCACACTGTCAAACTTGCTACGCGCCTCAAGGCGGCCCAGATCGGCGGCTTGATAAGTCGTGCTACCGATAACGAATGAATCACCATCACGGCTATTTAAGACCACTTCATTGCCGTTGGAGAAGACACCTGCCGTAACGCGAAATGGGCTGAGCGGCATGCGTAGATTAGCGGTTACAAAGCCGGTGCTCAGGTCGAGCTCACCATCATAGGCAATGCCGGCTTCGTCGCGACTGTCTTCATAGGAAAAGGCGTTGTAGCCTGCGCGTAGATCGAGATAGGGAACGGGCCGCCAGGTCGCTTCGAGCCCCAGGCCTAAGGTGCCGGCTTTGACGCCGAACCATAGGTCATCGTCGGCGGCGGCGTGTGCACCGACGCCCAGAGTGAGGGCGGCGGCGAGTAGAATCTTCTGCATGTTGGAACTCCGATTGGCGTGGATCATGCGTTGAGTGTACAAATCCTGTCGCCCGAAAATGTCGACTCCATCTCACTTTCCATCACGCAGTGTGACGTAGAACCATGTCCATTACGTGCAGCCATAAAGACTCAGTGTTGTGCGCAACCATTAAGTCAAGCCAATGCCTAGGCGGGCAGTAGTGTTGCCATTGGGAACCACGCGCCGAGAGCGTGATAAGATGTAGAGGATGACGTAGGGGGAAGCGATATGCCTGAGATAATTCCACTCGGCTGGTTTCATACGATTGTGGGTATTGCAGCGTTGCTCAGCGGCGCCGCCACACTCATCCGTTATAAAGAAATCGGTGTGCACACGCGCACCGGTCAATTTTACTTGCTCGCCACATTGATCACGGCTGCAACGGCACTGGCGATTTTTCAGCACGGCTTTTTTACGCCAGCTCATGGTTTAGCGGTGCTGACGCTGATCGCGTTGGCTGTGGGGACGGTTGCCGCCGTATTCAAGCCGATCGGCGGCTGGTCACGCTATCTGCAAGCCTTGGCGTTTTCGGGCACGCTGCTGTTTCACTGTATTCCCGCGATCACGGATGCCTTGCTCCGCTTACCGGTGGGTGATCCGATTCTCGATTCAATCGAGAGCCCCGTGCTTAAGATGGCCTATCTTGGGTTGCTCGTCTTGTTCTTGATTGGGATTGCCTTTCAGTTTCGCTGGATCGCTCGAAATAACAAAGAAACGAGCGACGTAGCAGCCACAGTCGCGACGGGATAATGGGTATGACAGACCCATCACTCGAGGCGCTGGAGCATATGCTAAGTGCCTGGAATGAGCAGGATGGCACCAAGCTGCGGGGACACCTTGAACGAGCGCTTACCGACGATGTGCACTTTGTCGATCCATCGATCGATCTCCACGGCATCGACGCATTTGAGCAAAACGTTCGGTCGGTACATGCGCGACTACCGGGCGCGCGGTATCTACGCACCAGTCGTGTGGATGCTCAGCATAACTGGTGTCGTTATCATTGGGCGATTGAGCACAACGGTGTGACCGTTATTGAGGGGTTTGACACAACCGAATTGCGCGACGGGCGCGTAAGTCGGGTGGTGGGATTTTTCGGTCCACTGCGTATTGAGCGTTCTTCCAATTCGTAACCAACTGAAAAAACTAAAGATTCGAATAACCGTCTAAGCGTGCGACGACCATTCGTCGGTGACAACGTTGTCAGGGGTGCGCTATTCTTTGACGGAATACGAACCTGACCGTACTGCGAAAACAATAATGAGAAGACACATGCTGGCGGTGTGCCTGCTGGGATTCGCCACGAGCGCCTGGGCCACCGATAACGACGGCGATGGTGTGCCCGACGCCATCGATAATTGTCTTTACGTAGCGAATCCCGATCAGCGCGATACCGATGCTGATTGGATCGGCAACGCGTGCGATGCCGATATCGATAACAATTGCGTGGTCAATTTTCTCGATCAAGCGGCGTATGCCGCGAACTTCTTTCAGTCAGGGGATTTGCCTACCGACAATAACGGGGACGGTGTCACCAACTTTCTCGATTTCATCGTGTTGCGTGATCAGTTTTTTGCGAGCCCCGGACCCAGCGCGCTATTCGGCGCGTGCAATTTCTCCAGCGAACTCGATGCGACGGCGACATCGGACTCTGAATTACAGCCGTCGGGGTTGGCGATCGACAATAATATGGCGACTCGCTGGGAGTCCGTGCACGGTGTCGATCCGGTGGTGCTGACTCTGGATCTTGGGCTCAGCTATGCACTAAGCCATGTCGATATTCACTGGGAAGCGGCCAATGCAGGCAGCTATTTGATTGAAGCGTCGAATGACGGCCAAACTTGGACGGCATTGTCCGCTCAATTTGGCGGTCAGTTCGGTGACCGCACCGATACGGTGACGCTGAGCGGCTCGTGGCGTTATGTGCGGATGAACGGACAGACACGCAGTCCGGGTAATGTCTACGGTTATTCGATTTGGGAAATGGATGTGTATGGTGATGTTGATAGCGGCTTTACTGTCGATGTCGACGCCGACAACGATGGCGTAGTAGACGCGCTGGATGCGTGTCCCAATACGCCTCCCGGGGTAACTGTGGATGCTCAGGGCTGCCAAATCGTCGTGCCGATGGTCGAAGTGAGCGTCGACAATGCCATTTTGGTAGGCGGTGCCGGTTCAAGCCGACCCGGGTTTGCGTTGTATGTCTTTGATGACGATGTGGGCAGTTCAGGCAGCACGTGCAATGAGGCGTGCGCGGTCACATGGCCGCCCTTGCTGCTCGAAGACGGCATCCCCAATGGCGCCGCGGGATTGTCGTTTATTACGCGAGACGACGGCACTTCACAAATAACACATCAGGGACGACCGCTTTACTTTTACGCCAATGATTTGATCTCAACAGATAGGAACGGCCAGGGCGTGGCAGGCGTATGGTGGTTGGTCGATTACACGACGGCGTATGATCCGCTATTTGATGCGTTCACCCCGCTTGAACCGGCGTTGCAGGACGATACGCCATCGGCGCTGATTACACGTTTTTCTGACCGGGCTCGGGATCGCCATGCGCGGGAAGATCAGTTTCAAGCCTACGATCATTACCTTTCGTTTTACTGGGAACACCGTACGGCGGCGGTTGAAATAATCGATCCCATCGGCAAAGGCGGTAACACCATTACTTTTAACGTGACCACACAGTGGCCGTTGAGTCCCATCGAAGCGGAGCTTCGCTTTTTCTACCGCGGTTTAAACACGGTGGCGGAATACCACAACAACGGTGTGATGAGCCTTGTGAGTCCAAACCAATACACGCGATCAGTGAGTTGGAATAACAAGACCAACGCGCCGCTTCAGGTTGGCGATCGACTGGAGTTTGAGCTCAGTCAGTTTTTGCAAGGGGTTCCAAACGGCCGCAACAATTACTACGGCACTGCGTTTCTCTACATTGTGGGGCAGGGGCTGGTGCCATGGGAGGCGCGCGGCGAATTTGGCAACCCGGCAACCGAACGTGAAGACTCCTACCCGATACCGCTCGTCGGCTGGTCAGGCGGTGACGGCACAGTGTCGTATCAATATTCGAACGAACCCGACAACTACTTTTTGCAGATGCCGACCAATTTGTCAGACGTCAACGGTCAAGTATTTGTCGAAGGCCGTCGTGTCCATCACACCGACTTTGGCGATGGTACGCACAATGAGGCTCCAGATAACGCAGCCTTCCCGGCGCTGGCCGGTGCGCTGGGCAATCACTATGTCAATCGTTCGTGCGTGTCGTGTCACACACGCAATGGACGAGCGCTGCCACCGGATACTGGCGTCGCATTATCGCAGTACGTTGTGTCGGTGAGCGATGAATTTGGGCAGCCGCATCCTGATGTTGGAGCAGTGTTGCAACCGCTATCCACCACACCGGGAACCGAAGGCTCAGTGCAGATTGCGAGCTGGACACAAAGCGATGGATTGCGATCGCCCAATTTTCAGTTTAGCGGCGTGCAGCCACAATACTTCTCCGCGCGCATCGCACCACAGCTTGTTGGGTTGGGCCTACTCGAGGCGATCGATGAAGCGGATTTGGAAGCGCTTGCCGATCCAGATGACACCAATAATGACGGCATTTCAGGCCGCCTGCGGATCGTGAACGATGCCGTCACCGGTCAAGCGCGCGTTGGGCGTTTTGGCTGGAAAGCCTCGCGGGCGAGTGTACGTGATCAAGTCGCGTCGGCGCTCAACACCGACATTGGTGTGCTCACGTCTGTTGAACCTCAGCCGGATTGCGGTGCGGCTCAAACCGACTGCGGTGCGTCAGTCGAGGAACTCAGTGATGACAATCTTGATAAGCTCACGGCATATATCGCGCTGCTTGGCGTTCGCGCGCGCCGTGACTTGGGCGACCCAGAGGCGCTGGCGGGTGAAGCATTGTTTGCATCGGCTCAGTGCAACCGCTGTCATGTCGAGACTTTTGAGACCACGGCTTTTCACCCCCATGCCGAATTGCGCGGCCAGACCATTCACCCGTACACCGACTTGTTGCTTCACGATATGGGTGATGGACTGGCAGATACACTGGTTGAAGACGGCGCGACGCAACGCGAATGGCGAACACCGCCCTTGTGGGGTATTGGTTTAACCGCCGGCGTCAGTGGTGGTGAAGCCTATCTGCATGACGGACGCGCCCGTAGCTTGCATGAGGCCATTCTTTGGCACGGTGGCGAAGCCGAGACCGCACGCGCTGCCTACGAGGCAATGTCTCAGACGGATAAGGACGCCCTGTTGGTGTTCTTGCGTTCGTTGTAATCGGCCGGCGTTGCGCTGACTTGAGTCGCGATGCTGATGTCGGTGGGCGATAGTCGAAGACGTTAGGCGAGCGTAAGGAAGGAGTCGTGATCTTGAGCGTGAAGTTAGCCCTGAAGCTCCGATTTCAAACACGAAATGCGCGAAAAGGCGTGGTTGTTTTTACGGGTTTGAATGAGTGACTAAATCGCGGACTTAGCGTCGGCGAACAAACCAATCAAGTTCATTGCCATGGTGGCGGCTGCTAATGCGGTGATCTGACTCACATCATAGGCGGGTGCAACTTCTACCACGTCGGCACCGACAAGATTAATGCCTCTGAGGCCGCGCAAGATCTGTTGCGCCTCCATTGTCGTCAAACCGCCAATCACGGGCGTGCCGGTACCGGGTGCCATTGACGGGTCAATGCCATCGATGTCAAAGGTGAGGTATACCGGTCGTTTGCCCACTGTTTCGATCACTTTCTGAATGACGACTTCAACACCGACGCGCCGTACGCGCTCGGCACTGATTACATTGAAGCCGTGCGAGTCTTCGTTGTAAGTGCGAATACCGATTTGCGTCGAGTGCTCCGGCGCGATGAGCTGTTCGTTAGCCGCGTGATAGAACATCGTGCCATGGTGCAAAGACTGTTTGTCTTCAGACCAAGTGTCACTGTGCGCATCGAAATGGACCAACGCCAGAGGTTCGCCGATATGTGTTGCCAGCGCTTGCAGTACCGGATAGGAAGCAAAGTGATCGCCACCCAGCATGAGCGTTTTGACGTGCTGTGCATGAATCTTAGCAAACTCTGCACGAATCGCGTCGGGCACCGTATGTGGCTGTCCATGATTAAAATAGACGTCGCCATAATCGATGACCGACAGCCGTGTAAACGGATCGTAATCCCACTCATGCACCCGATCCCAAGCGACCATCGACGACGCCTCACGAATAGCGCGTGGTCCTAAGCGGGCACCGGGGCGGGAACTGGTGGCAAGATCAAATGGAACACCCACGACAGCGACATCTGCGCCATCGAGCGTTTTGGTATAGCGTCGGCGGGCGAAACTTAAGGCACCCGAGTAAGTGGGTTCCTCAACGGTGCCGGAACCCGTCTCACGCGTGAACGCCAAATCCGTTTTCGAGGGATGATCGCTCATGACCGCGCTAACAACACCTCTTTATCAATCTGGTCGTCACACCGCGCCGCGCCGGGCCTCGAGCTGCGTACGAATATCGTTGGCACGATCTTCGGTGAGTGAGTACGACCAGATCGCCCAAATCGCGATGGCCGATGCGGCGGCAGGAATTAACACGTCAAACAAACGCAATAGCAAGAGTGTTTGCTCGGTTTGATCGCCACCCAGGTCTACATCGAATCCGGTCGCATTGAGAAGGAAACCACTGGCACCGAGTGCGGCGGCCATGCCGAGTTTAACGACCCACCAAAATATTGAGCCGTACATGCCCTCTCGGCGTTCTTGTGTTTGGAGTTCGTCGTAATCGACCACGTCTGCAATCATTGACGGCATGAGTGTAAACAAGCCGCCCAGTCCGAAGGCAATAAGCGGTGCTGGCACCAGGATGAGCCAAGGAATCTCGGGGTTATAGCAAAACCACTTGAGTAAGTAGCCGACAATGGAAATACCAGTGGTGACAAAAAACACTTGGCGTTTGCCGTAGCGCGGACCAAATTTAGTGATGGCGGCGATAATGAAAAACGTGGACACGGCGCCGATGGCACCCGCATGGCCCACATACTCAGACCCTGCTTTGGTGTCGCCGCCAAACACATAATAAATAATCACGTAGGACTGAAATGCCGCAATTAGCATAAAGCCGTTAAAGACCAAAAAGGTGGCGACCGCGAGTTTGAGAAAGGGCTTGGACTTCATCGTTGTCATGAACCCTTTGAAAAACTCAGCAATCTTGGTGCCAATTGAGGATTTGGTCGAACTACCATCGCCGCTGTCGACGAAGCGTTCGTGTAAAAACAGAGCCGGCAATACGCCGAGCGACACGACCACAATCGCAATCACAATCGACAATCCGGCTGCCCCATCGACCATGTCGTCAAAATACCGCTCGTTTTGCATGATGAGCAGGAAGTAGGGCGCGATCACATATGGAATTTGGCCAATAAAATTCTGCACGCCCATCAAACGAGTGCGTTCATGGTAGTCGGGTGTGAGTTCGTAACCTAGCGCGACCCACGGCGTGACGAAGATGGTGTAGGCAAGATAAAAGAGCAAAGAGCCGATCAAAAAGTACCAAAAATAGTACGACTCGCTTCTTGCCTCGGGTAGCTGCCATAACAGTGCAAAGACGATGGCCACCAAAACGGCGCCGCAAAAAATATACGGTCTTCGTCGTCCCCACCGCGAACGTGTATTGTCTGAGATATAGCCCATCAGTGGATCGGTTAGCGCGTCGGTCAGTCGGGGCAGCATGCCCAATAGTCCGACCAGTGCTGGATTCATGCCAAGGCCGAGATTGAGCACAATCATCATGCCGCCAATCGACGCGGCGAGCAGATTGTTGACGAACGCCCCGGCGCCGTAGAGAACCTTCTGAATAAACGGGATGCGATCAGCGGGCGCGGTGGTGTGTTCCTGGCTCATGCTTTTTCTCTTGTTAAACCGAGGTTGAATCTGTACGTGCACGCATCGTGTGTCAAATTGACAGCGCTGTCAAATATTGCTAAAACGGCCCAACTCCGCTGCACGCCACACATCTTGTTGCCCGTCCGCGGGCGATTGCTTTGCTGCGCGTCTACGACATGAATGCACATCTTTCCTCAAGTCACTCTCCCCATGACCAACGCATTACTGCGCAGGCGCAAACGCTGCTGGCGCAAATGACGCTCAACGAGAAAATTGGTCAGATGAATCAAGTTCACGCGTGCGATGGATTTGCGCCGGATTATTTAGGCGACGAAGTGCGAGCCGGCGCGATCGGTTCGGTGATAAATGTCGAGGATCCCGCTGCCATCCGTGAATTGCAGCGGTTGGCCGTCGAGGAGAGTCGACTCGGTATTCCACTGCTGGTCGGTCGCGATGTGATTCACGGCTTTCGTACGATTTTGCCTATTCCACTTGGCCAGGCGGCGAGTTGGAATCCGTTGCTGATTGAACGCGGCGCGCAGGTGGCGGCCAGCGAGGCGGCCACGGTGGGGATCAACTGGACGTTTTCACCCATGGTGGATTTGGCGCGCGATCCCCGGTGGGGCAGGATCGCAGAGAGTTTTGGCGAAGATGTCTTTTTGAATCAATGCTGCACGCGCGCGATGGTGGAGGGCTATCAAGGGAATAATTTAACGGATGCCGGATCGATTGCCGCTTGCGTTAAACACTTCGCCGGCTATGGCGCCGTTGAAAGCGGGCGTGATTACGCAACAACTCTGGTGCCTGAACTGGAGTTGCGCAGTGTTTATCTTCCGCCCTTTCAGGCCGGTGTCGACGCGGGTGCCCTGTCAGTGATGACCTCGTTCAGCGATTTGAACGGCGTGCCCGCCACTGGCAACGCGTTTTTATTGCGCAATGTGTTGCGGGAGGAATGGCAGTTCGATGGAATTACCCTCAGCGATTGGGATTCGGTACGACAGTTGACCATTCACGGCGTGGCCGAGAACGAACGAGATGCGGCGCAACAAGCGGTCGTGGCCGGCGTCGACATGGAAATGGAGGGGCGATCCTTTTTGCGGCACCTCGAATCACTTGCCAATGATGGTCAGGTCGAGATCGAGCGCATTGATGAAGCCGTGCTCAATATTCTCTCGGTCAAACTCAAGCTGGGCTTGTTTGAACAACCGTATGCGCGACGGGACGAGCTTCCGCCCGTTCTTGATGGGCACGCGCTCAACGTGGCCCAAGAACTGGCGACACAGAGTGCGGTGCTGCTAAAAAATGATGAGGCACTGTTACCGCTCAATTCGGCCAAGCCGCTGAAAGTGGCCGTGCTCGGGCCGCTTGCGGATGCGCCGTACGAGCAATTGGGCACGTGGATTTTCGACGGAGACGCGAACGACTCGGTCACGCCATTAATGACGCTTCGCGACCGGTCGAATCTTGCGTTAGCCGTTGAGCCGGTGTTCGCCCATTCGCGCGACCGGGATCGGTCGAGGTTTGATGCAGCCGCGGAGTGCGCCGCCTCAAGTGATGTGGCGCTGCTGTTTTTAGGTGAGGAATCGATTCTCTCTGGAGAAGCCCATTGCCGGGCGAATATTGATCTACCTGGTGCGCAGGCGGAACTGGTGGCGCGCCTGCGTCAAACCCAAACACCGCTCGTGGCCGTCGTGATGGCGGGTCGACCGCTGACACTGTCGAACATTCTAGGCAATGTGGATGCACTGCTTTATGCCTGGCATCCCGGCACGATGGCAGGCCCAGCACTGGTCGACTTGCTGTTTGGCGAGGCGGTGCCATCAGGTAAACTCCCGGCCACTCTGCCGCTGATGGTCGGACAGATTCCGATCTACTATAACCAGAAGAACACCGGTAAGCCGCCGTCTCCTGAAACGGTTGTGCACATCGATGACATCGATACGTTTGCGCCCCAGACTTCACTGGGAATGACCGCGTTCCATTTGGATGCGGGTTATCGTCCTTTATTCCCCTTCGGCTTTGGTTTGTCCTATACCACCTTCGACTATTCTGATACTTGGGTCAGTGCTCAGCAGATTGCGGTGGACGACTCGATAACCGTTTCGTCGACGGTCACCAATTCAGGTGGTCGCGAAGCAGAAGAGGTTGTGCAGCTGTATTTGCGCGACAAGGTGGGCACTGTGACGCGGCCGGTGAAAGAGCTTAAAGGGTTTCAACGTGTGCGGCTGCGCCCGGGCGAAGCCTTGGAGGTGTCGTTTGTGATCACGCCCGAGGCGCGTCGGTTTGTGGGGCGCCAGATGGTCGAAGAGCCGGGCGTTGGCGAATTCGCCGTAGCGATTGGCGGGCACTCCGATGTGACGCTTAACACGACTTTCTATGTCCATCCAGGATCCTTCGATTAAGGCGACGCGACCATGATCGTTATTCACAAACGTAAATCTGCGCTGCTGATAGGGCTGCTCTTTGTGCTCACAGCTTGCGAACATGTGCGAGATACTATGACCAATTTTGATCACACTAATCGAATTGCCGGCGAGGTACTGGCGGTTGCCTATTCCGGTTTTCGGGAGGGGCAGCATCCCGATCGGGGCGACGGCGCCGTGAACCCCAGTCGCGAGGAGATTCTTGAGGATCTCAACATTCTCGTTGCTCACAATTTCAATCTTATCCGCTTATACGATGCAGGCGACAACAGTCGAACCACACTGGCACTGATTCGTGAGCACAAGTTGCCGATCAAAGTGCTACTGGGGATGTGGTTGCAAGCCGAAGTCAGTAACCATGAGGGCTGCCCCTGGCTCGATGAGCCGATCCCCGACGAGGTGCTACGCGCCAACACTCAGTTAAATCGCGAAGAAGTCGACCGAGGTATTGCATTGGCCAGGGCATACGCCGATGAGGTGGTGGCGGTGAATGTGGGTAATGAAGCATTGGTCAGCTGGAATGACCATATGGTGAGTGTTGAGTCGGTGATCGACTACGTCAACGATGTAAAAGCTGCCATCGAGCAACCCGTAACCGTGGCGGAAAACTACGTTTGGTGGGCAGAATCGGGCGCCGAACTGGCCCAGCACGTCGATTTTTTGGGTGTGCACACGTATCCGGTGTGGGAAGAACGCGACATCGAACAAGGCTTGAGCTACACGCTGGAGAACATGGCCTGGGTGCGCCAAGCGATCCCGGACACGCCGATCGCGATTCTCGAGGCGGGATGGGCGACGACCGCCAGCGAATTCGGTCCACGTGCATCTGAGGCCAAGCAGGTTCGCTATTTCAACGAGTTGTATGAATGGGCGGCGCGCGAGCACATAACGGTGTTCTTCTTCGAGGCATTTGACGAGCCGTGGAAAGGGAATCCGGCCGACCCACTCGGCGCGGAAAAGCATTGGGGGCTGTTCAAGGTGGATCGAACACCCAAGCAAGTCATCCACGGCGAGCACTGGCGCCGGGTGGCTCCGTGAGGCGTCGCCTCAAGAAGGTTATGTCAATTATCAGATCGGTAAACGCCTTACCGGTGTGTGGTCAGCCGGTTAAATTTCACACAAAAACGACTTTTTATCTGTAAGGCTTAGGCTGACGCCGTGCGCGTGCTCGGTTGGCCGTGACCACAGCATCAAAATCCGCTTGACAACGTTGTCCGCCATTTTTGACAACGTTGTCACCTTTTGCTTAGTATTGATCGACCGGCGTCGCTTGCTCGGGTGCACCCCTCGCCGCAGATCGATAAATCGAAGAGTCGCCAGCGCGACCAAAAGAATAAAAGCACGCCTTTTCATATAGTTAGTTTGAGATTTTGTGATGTATTTGAACGTAATTAAGCCGTCCTTTCGTTTGCTCACTCTTTTGGCCGCGTCGTTGGTACTCGTGGGATGCGGTCAGGGTTCCGGGCCGGAGCCTGTCGCCGGCACGCCGCAGCCCCCTCAAACCGGTGTGCTCGTCGATGCGCCGGTGTCAGGCGTTGCGTGGTCCGCATCGGGTGGCGCGTCGGGTGTGACGACGACGGCGGGTGAATTTCAATACCTACCATTGGAAACCATCACGTTTTCAATCGGTGACATCATGCTCGGAAGCGTGGCGGGCGCGCCGTTTGTCACGGTGGTCGAACTCACCAACAGCGTGTCACCAACCCAGCAGGCCGCGGTCAACCAGCTGGTATTTTTGCAGAGTATCGACGAGGACGGCGATCTATCCAACGGTATCCAGGTTAGTGCCACTGCCACTGCAAACGCGGGTGGCGTGACGCTCGACTTCACTGCCGACGATTTTCCGATGCAAGTGGCCACAGTGGTCGAAACACTGATGGGTGCCGGCGCCGAAGTGCGCAGTGAGTCTGAAGCACTGAACCATTTCTATAATACGTATGCCGAGATGGGCGGCACGGACACCTTCGGCTTTTTGTTCCCAGGCTATCCACCGGTCGGTGGGGGCAACGACACGTTCGAATTAGTGTTTGCCGACGAGTTTGAGTCGGGTTCGGTGCCGGATCCGACGAAGTGGACGCTTGAAACAGGCTATGGCCCTAACAATGACGGTTGGGGTAATAATGAATGGCAGCTTTACACCACGTCGCCTGACAACGTGCGTGTCGAGGAAGGCAACCTGGTTATTCAGGCGCGCTGCGATACGCCCCCGTGTGGCTCGCGCGATGGCACAGTGACCTCCGGCAA includes:
- a CDS encoding glycosyl hydrolase codes for the protein MTNFDHTNRIAGEVLAVAYSGFREGQHPDRGDGAVNPSREEILEDLNILVAHNFNLIRLYDAGDNSRTTLALIREHKLPIKVLLGMWLQAEVSNHEGCPWLDEPIPDEVLRANTQLNREEVDRGIALARAYADEVVAVNVGNEALVSWNDHMVSVESVIDYVNDVKAAIEQPVTVAENYVWWAESGAELAQHVDFLGVHTYPVWEERDIEQGLSYTLENMAWVRQAIPDTPIAILEAGWATTASEFGPRASEAKQVRYFNELYEWAAREHITVFFFEAFDEPWKGNPADPLGAEKHWGLFKVDRTPKQVIHGEHWRRVAP